Proteins encoded together in one Marispirochaeta sp. window:
- a CDS encoding ferrous iron transport protein A has translation MRHSDGNTVAGLLSAADLRVGRSCRVISLGKGRSFRARMVSLGVRPGAVLTIVGGHGKGPRLLQVGPQRVMIGAEMVRHIFVTEEPNNE, from the coding sequence ATGAGACATTCCGACGGCAATACAGTAGCGGGCCTGCTTAGTGCCGCCGATCTTCGTGTCGGCCGCAGCTGCAGGGTTATCTCCCTGGGAAAAGGACGGAGCTTCAGGGCCCGGATGGTTTCCTTAGGTGTCCGTCCCGGAGCAGTCCTGACCATTGTCGGCGGACACGGTAAAGGCCCCAGACTGTTACAGGTGGGACCCCAGCGCGTGATGATTGGAGCGGAAATGGTCCGTCATATCTTTGTAACGGAGGAACCAAATAATGAATAA
- a CDS encoding response regulator, with protein sequence MTKVSLLYIDDEYLNLLAFKALFRRDYTVYCANSAEEGLKKLQQNPVDFIFCDQRMPGMSGTEFLSIVRVSFPHLNRCIISGFTDDAAIRQGLKTGLIDRAFEKPYNQGSLVQYIKAATDEQVRG encoded by the coding sequence ATGACAAAAGTGTCGCTACTCTATATTGACGACGAATATTTGAATCTTCTTGCATTCAAAGCCCTCTTCCGCAGGGACTATACCGTCTACTGCGCGAACAGCGCAGAGGAGGGCCTGAAGAAATTACAGCAGAATCCCGTGGATTTTATATTCTGCGACCAGCGTATGCCTGGTATGTCGGGAACAGAGTTTCTTTCAATCGTCAGGGTTTCCTTTCCACATCTAAACCGGTGTATTATCTCCGGCTTTACCGACGATGCGGCTATACGCCAAGGGCTTAAAACAGGCCTTATCGACAGGGCTTTTGAGAAACCTTACAATCAGGGGAGTCTGGTTCAGTATATCAAGGCGGCGACAGATGAACAGGTTCGCGGCTGA
- a CDS encoding FprA family A-type flavoprotein, with amino-acid sequence MKISPVTDGIYRLSANAENILFEGLWPIPNGVSMNSYIVQGEKTAIIDGVCGWDGVPETLFSQFGEAGIDVNSIDYVVINHMEPDHSGWLEEFRCIRPDFVIVTGKKAVPMLESFYGIKNEVIEVGDGDTLDLGAGKILSFAEIPNVHWPETIATFDTDSGTLFSCDAFGSFGAISDAPYDDQLSPEQIDFFEAEAVRYYANIVAAFSTPVKKAIEKCGSLPIKIVAPGHGIVWRRDPHKIINDYRRYADYQKGPARDEITLIWGSMYGMTEKAVAPAVEALESAGAKVHVHRVPESSWGDILASVWTSTGVVLAMPTYEYKMFPPMAAVLDELGKKKVQNRKAFRFGSYGWSGGAQKELDEIIKRWKMNWEFLEPLEFKGSPGGEDIDTIRSRCRELARVVNKDGWYTPGIKKGDYCIS; translated from the coding sequence ATGAAAATTTCACCAGTAACAGACGGTATATACAGGCTTTCGGCCAATGCCGAAAATATACTTTTTGAAGGTCTCTGGCCCATCCCCAACGGGGTTTCCATGAACTCCTATATTGTACAAGGAGAAAAAACCGCGATTATCGACGGCGTCTGCGGTTGGGACGGCGTCCCTGAGACCCTTTTCAGCCAGTTCGGCGAGGCGGGGATCGATGTAAACTCCATCGACTACGTGGTTATTAACCATATGGAACCCGACCATTCCGGCTGGCTGGAGGAGTTCCGGTGCATACGGCCCGACTTTGTCATAGTCACGGGCAAAAAGGCCGTACCCATGCTGGAGTCCTTTTATGGAATAAAGAATGAGGTCATTGAAGTGGGAGACGGTGATACCCTGGACCTGGGCGCGGGAAAAATCCTGTCCTTTGCCGAGATTCCCAACGTCCACTGGCCGGAAACCATCGCCACCTTCGATACCGATTCTGGAACCCTTTTCTCCTGCGACGCCTTTGGCTCCTTCGGCGCAATCAGCGATGCCCCGTATGATGATCAGCTATCTCCGGAACAGATCGACTTTTTCGAGGCCGAAGCGGTCAGGTACTACGCCAACATTGTGGCGGCCTTCTCCACCCCGGTTAAAAAGGCCATCGAAAAATGCGGGTCACTGCCGATCAAGATCGTTGCTCCGGGCCATGGTATCGTCTGGCGCCGGGATCCCCACAAGATAATTAACGATTACCGCCGCTACGCGGACTACCAGAAGGGCCCTGCCAGGGATGAAATAACCCTTATCTGGGGATCCATGTACGGAATGACGGAAAAGGCCGTCGCACCCGCTGTGGAGGCCTTGGAATCAGCAGGGGCAAAAGTCCATGTTCACCGGGTTCCCGAGTCTTCCTGGGGAGATATTCTGGCTTCTGTATGGACCTCCACCGGGGTGGTTCTGGCGATGCCGACCTACGAGTACAAGATGTTCCCACCCATGGCGGCAGTCCTGGATGAGCTGGGTAAGAAAAAGGTACAGAACCGCAAGGCCTTCCGCTTCGGTTCCTACGGCTGGTCCGGCGGTGCTCAGAAAGAACTGGATGAGATTATAAAGCGCTGGAAGATGAACTGGGAGTTCCTGGAACCCCTGGAGTTCAAGGGCAGCCCGGGCGGTGAGGATATCGACACGATCCGCTCCCGCTGCCGGGAACTTGCCAGAGTCGTAAATAAAGACGGCTGGTACACCCCCGGCATAAAAAAAGGTGATTATTGCATAAGTTAA
- a CDS encoding ATP-binding protein → MNRFAAELAPRLSKLILLPFLLAVIQPVFSQNIRTVKVGVYNNPPKIYMDTSGNASGFHAELMQKIAAENHWHILWIPGEWNDLLNQTEAGDLDIMPDVAFSPERHKRFEFNTEDVFINWGVIYTRKDFHPQSLFDLQEKRIAGLTGGIHTEGEAGILNLTRAFDISIEVILVSSYREAFELIDTGKADAAVVNRIYGATSEHEFDINRTSIIFNPISIRYALPAESDNTRELKDGIDSALKRLKTDNSSIYYKLLDTYLAGYIGKTTRVPGWLIAGLITAVLFLLLFGIMIVLLRQAKTEAIAANRAKSVFLANMTHEIRTPMNAILGYSEMLLGDQKLDADQRRKLMSINKSGEQLLNLINEVLDMSRIEAGRITYNKENLDLTCLLDDVVTLVSPLADARDLTLEVAMDPEVPNYIQSDGQKIRQVMLNLIANAVKYSSAGNIRISASMVNEKPGQIMISVSDQGPGIGKQDRDRIFEAFEQGGSSTAQKAAGVGLGLAIARRFARFLDGDLWLEQSSDRGSTFCFSFCFEHGKEQLSQKSDFPASRVTGIQPGCLPVKILVADDRKTNRDILKEQLVPLGFTVRTAVNGVEGLRFFSEWQPDCILLDIRMPEMDGIEATTAIRRSTKGKNVKIIGLTASTLPGERQKMLDAGANEVLMKPYRLKLLLDTLGRLLALDYIHKSRSPEAKEPRPDAGKIPLRTRQRLIEKSEIGSRAEIIKLLEENRIPEELKGQIRKLADAYNFRSIIKLLTTGKRGTA, encoded by the coding sequence ATGAACAGGTTCGCGGCTGAACTCGCCCCGCGCCTGAGTAAACTGATACTGTTGCCGTTTCTCCTGGCAGTTATTCAACCGGTCTTTTCCCAGAACATCCGTACCGTAAAAGTCGGGGTCTATAATAACCCGCCAAAAATCTATATGGACACCAGCGGAAACGCCTCCGGTTTTCATGCGGAACTTATGCAGAAAATCGCTGCGGAAAATCATTGGCATATTCTGTGGATTCCTGGAGAATGGAACGATCTGCTGAACCAAACCGAAGCGGGTGACCTCGACATAATGCCTGATGTCGCATTCTCCCCGGAACGGCACAAACGCTTCGAGTTCAATACGGAAGACGTGTTCATCAATTGGGGAGTCATCTACACCCGCAAAGATTTTCATCCCCAGTCGCTCTTCGACCTGCAGGAAAAACGGATCGCCGGCCTCACCGGCGGCATTCATACCGAAGGAGAAGCGGGTATTCTTAACTTAACCCGCGCCTTTGATATCTCAATCGAAGTAATTCTTGTTTCAAGTTACCGTGAGGCCTTTGAATTAATCGACACAGGCAAAGCAGACGCAGCGGTCGTTAACAGAATATACGGTGCAACCTCCGAACACGAATTTGATATCAACCGTACCTCAATTATTTTCAACCCCATTTCCATCAGGTACGCCCTTCCTGCTGAATCAGACAACACCCGGGAGTTGAAAGACGGGATCGATTCAGCCCTCAAGCGCCTCAAAACCGACAACAGCAGTATTTACTATAAGCTGCTTGACACCTACCTGGCAGGATACATCGGCAAAACCACCAGGGTACCGGGCTGGCTCATTGCCGGATTGATTACCGCAGTGCTTTTCCTGCTGCTATTTGGAATTATGATAGTGCTGCTGCGGCAGGCAAAAACGGAAGCAATAGCGGCAAACCGGGCGAAAAGCGTGTTCCTCGCAAATATGACTCATGAAATAAGGACGCCGATGAATGCCATACTCGGGTATTCAGAAATGCTCCTTGGCGATCAGAAACTGGACGCAGATCAGCGGCGCAAACTCATGTCCATAAACAAAAGCGGTGAGCAGCTCCTGAACCTGATTAATGAAGTTCTCGACATGTCCCGCATCGAAGCTGGCAGGATCACCTATAACAAGGAAAATCTCGATCTGACCTGCCTCCTTGATGATGTGGTAACGCTGGTATCTCCACTCGCCGACGCCAGGGATCTGACGCTGGAAGTCGCCATGGATCCGGAAGTTCCCAACTACATTCAGAGCGATGGTCAGAAAATCCGACAGGTAATGCTCAACCTCATCGCCAATGCTGTAAAATACTCCTCCGCGGGAAATATACGCATCTCGGCCAGTATGGTAAACGAAAAACCCGGGCAGATCATGATCAGTGTAAGCGACCAAGGCCCGGGAATTGGAAAGCAGGACCGGGACAGGATTTTCGAGGCTTTTGAACAAGGTGGCTCAAGCACCGCACAAAAGGCTGCCGGGGTCGGACTCGGCCTGGCAATTGCTCGGCGGTTCGCCCGGTTTCTCGACGGCGACTTATGGCTCGAACAGAGTTCAGACCGGGGCAGCACCTTTTGTTTCAGCTTCTGCTTTGAACATGGGAAAGAGCAGCTTTCGCAGAAATCCGATTTTCCCGCCTCCCGTGTTACAGGTATACAACCCGGATGTCTGCCGGTAAAAATACTTGTTGCGGACGACCGGAAGACAAACCGCGATATCCTGAAAGAGCAACTCGTACCGCTGGGTTTTACTGTTCGAACTGCAGTAAATGGTGTCGAGGGGCTTCGGTTTTTTTCCGAGTGGCAGCCGGACTGTATCCTGCTGGATATCCGGATGCCGGAGATGGACGGGATCGAAGCCACCACTGCAATCAGACGTTCAACTAAAGGGAAGAATGTCAAGATTATAGGACTCACCGCCAGTACACTTCCGGGGGAACGGCAGAAAATGCTCGATGCCGGAGCCAACGAGGTACTGATGAAGCCATACAGGCTCAAGCTTTTACTGGATACCCTGGGACGACTGCTGGCGCTGGACTACATACACAAAAGCCGCAGCCCCGAAGCAAAGGAGCCCCGTCCTGATGCAGGGAAGATCCCCCTTCGGACCCGGCAGCGACTGATAGAAAAATCGGAAATCGGAAGCCGGGCAGAAATAATCAAGCTGCTGGAGGAAAACCGGATTCCCGAAGAGTTGAAGGGACAGATACGCAAACTAGCCGACGCATACAACTTCAGATCGATCATCAAACTGCTTACTACAGGCAAGAGGGGAACAGCATGA
- a CDS encoding dienelactone hydrolase family protein has protein sequence MRGIRIMLVSLLIAAFAAALFAQDMKDPGRRNVEFNASDGTTLSGYLALPSGSGRKPAVLMIHEWWGLNHDTVLLADALAEKGFVVLAADAFRGSVAREAVDARAQIGSTPREQIAGDLDAALDYLKRHPRADSSRIASLGFCFGGTHSMLMGTRRSDLAAVVIFYGGGPITEAGQLGVLGSGGPVLGIYGEEDGGIPVDQVRAFEAAMNSRGIENTVNVYPGVGHAFVKSDSYNKGGAPERAWKQMVDFLKTEL, from the coding sequence ATGCGCGGAATCCGAATTATGTTAGTCAGTTTACTTATTGCCGCATTCGCGGCGGCTCTTTTTGCGCAGGATATGAAAGACCCGGGACGCAGAAACGTTGAGTTCAACGCCTCTGACGGTACGACCTTGAGTGGCTACCTGGCCCTTCCTTCAGGCAGCGGCAGAAAACCGGCGGTCCTGATGATTCATGAGTGGTGGGGACTGAACCACGACACGGTGCTGCTGGCGGATGCTCTGGCCGAAAAGGGCTTCGTTGTACTGGCCGCCGATGCCTTCCGGGGCAGTGTTGCCAGGGAAGCGGTTGACGCCAGGGCACAGATCGGTTCGACCCCCAGGGAACAGATCGCCGGCGACCTGGATGCGGCCCTTGATTACCTGAAGCGCCACCCCCGGGCAGACTCTTCCAGAATAGCATCCCTGGGCTTCTGTTTCGGCGGCACCCATTCGATGCTGATGGGAACCCGCAGGAGCGACCTGGCGGCAGTAGTGATCTTCTATGGCGGCGGACCGATTACCGAGGCCGGGCAGCTTGGCGTACTTGGTTCAGGAGGACCGGTCCTGGGCATCTACGGTGAAGAAGACGGCGGCATCCCTGTGGATCAGGTCAGGGCTTTTGAAGCAGCCATGAACAGCCGGGGTATAGAGAATACCGTTAATGTGTATCCCGGGGTGGGCCATGCTTTTGTTAAAAGCGACAGTTACAACAAGGGCGGTGCTCCGGAGCGGGCCTGGAAGCAGATGGTGGATTTCTTAAAAACGGAATTATAA
- a CDS encoding ABC transporter permease encodes MRKLLALLHARNMEFIRDRGTLFWNLVFPLFLVFGFAFAFSGGNDYLFKTGIVGPAPGEALFLQEKYIEFVSYDQLDEAAEKLRHHQIDLVIDYDSGTYLINRESARGSAAEKLLLSLSSTTLKKEEVSGKAIRYVDWFVPGVIGMNMMFSCIFGVGWVIVRYRKNGVLKRLKATPVRAIQFILAQLFSRLYIVLITAALVYAGSNLFLDFMMLGSYLDLILVTALATICMISFGLIFAARLKSEELANGLMNLATWPMMVFSGVFFSLEGTPELLQKIARFFPLTHYIEAARAIMLDGAGLIQVAPNLMILILLSAVFLGISALSFKWE; translated from the coding sequence ATGCGGAAATTACTTGCCCTGCTGCATGCCCGGAACATGGAGTTTATTCGAGACCGGGGGACCCTCTTCTGGAACCTGGTTTTCCCCCTCTTTCTGGTCTTCGGTTTTGCCTTCGCCTTCTCCGGCGGAAACGATTACCTCTTCAAGACCGGTATTGTCGGTCCGGCCCCGGGAGAAGCCCTCTTTCTGCAGGAAAAGTATATCGAGTTTGTCTCTTATGATCAGCTTGACGAAGCGGCGGAAAAACTTCGGCACCACCAGATAGACCTGGTCATCGATTACGACTCCGGAACCTACCTGATAAACAGGGAGTCGGCACGGGGATCGGCAGCGGAAAAGCTGCTGCTTTCGCTCAGCAGCACTACTTTGAAAAAAGAAGAAGTCAGCGGCAAAGCAATCCGCTACGTCGACTGGTTTGTGCCGGGAGTTATCGGAATGAACATGATGTTCTCCTGCATTTTCGGCGTAGGATGGGTCATCGTGCGCTACCGCAAGAACGGTGTGCTGAAGAGACTCAAAGCAACCCCTGTGCGGGCAATCCAGTTTATTCTGGCCCAGCTTTTTTCCAGGCTCTATATTGTTCTCATTACTGCAGCGCTTGTTTACGCTGGAAGCAATCTGTTTCTTGATTTCATGATGCTCGGCTCATACCTGGATCTTATTCTTGTAACCGCGCTGGCCACAATCTGCATGATAAGCTTCGGATTGATATTCGCCGCCCGCCTTAAGAGCGAGGAACTAGCCAACGGGCTGATGAACCTTGCAACCTGGCCGATGATGGTATTTTCCGGGGTATTCTTTTCGCTGGAAGGAACGCCTGAACTGCTGCAGAAGATCGCTCGGTTTTTTCCTTTAACCCACTATATAGAAGCCGCCAGGGCAATCATGCTGGACGGGGCCGGCCTGATACAGGTAGCCCCGAACCTCATGATTCTCATACTCCTGTCGGCAGTTTTTCTGGGGATAAGCGCCCTCAGCTTCAAGTGGGAGTAA
- a CDS encoding response regulator has product MNMEEVATVFITDDNPENLSVLSSILEAAGYRTRAALSGTEMLDSIQKQIPDLIILDIHMPKLDGYEVCEQLKQSAKFRDIPVIFCSALGESYNIIKAFDLGGVDYITKPFRGKEVIARVRTHLTLRQKQHELEQAMARLHATQEQLIQTEKMYSMGLMVAGIAHQINNPVNYIINSLNGFRVDLRDLMKLMDQYAKSDPHLPPPMAERVSHIKQEIEYPALIQEMYDLLDGIYQGSMKVHGIVKSLQNFSSSGNRDREPVDIATEIDHAVLMIENQLDDSLKIIHERHEVPPVFTCPGKISQVILQLLQNAVDAVERKKSGENVITIYTFSFEKENRKNCCIQITDTGIGMNSDEVSHALDPFFTTNDSGSRIGLGLTSSYRIVQDMGGTLHIESSEANGTTVSVELPAAID; this is encoded by the coding sequence ATGAATATGGAAGAGGTCGCAACTGTTTTTATTACCGACGATAACCCGGAGAATTTGAGCGTACTCTCTTCCATTCTGGAAGCAGCCGGATACCGTACTCGTGCCGCCCTGAGCGGAACAGAAATGCTGGATAGCATCCAGAAGCAGATCCCCGACCTGATTATCCTTGACATACATATGCCCAAACTGGACGGGTATGAAGTGTGTGAACAACTCAAACAATCTGCAAAGTTCCGGGATATTCCGGTCATTTTCTGTAGTGCTCTTGGCGAAAGCTACAATATAATTAAAGCTTTCGACCTGGGCGGTGTTGATTATATCACAAAACCTTTCAGGGGAAAGGAAGTAATTGCCAGAGTCAGAACTCACCTGACTCTTCGACAGAAGCAACATGAACTCGAACAGGCAATGGCGCGTCTGCATGCAACACAGGAACAGCTCATTCAGACGGAAAAGATGTACAGTATGGGATTGATGGTTGCAGGCATAGCGCATCAGATCAACAATCCAGTCAATTACATTATCAATTCTCTGAACGGTTTCAGGGTGGACCTCAGAGACCTGATGAAATTGATGGACCAGTATGCAAAAAGCGACCCGCATCTGCCTCCCCCCATGGCCGAACGGGTCAGCCACATTAAACAGGAAATCGAATACCCGGCACTGATACAGGAGATGTATGATCTTCTGGATGGAATATATCAGGGCAGTATGAAAGTCCACGGTATTGTTAAATCCCTCCAGAATTTTTCAAGCTCAGGAAACCGCGACAGAGAGCCGGTAGATATTGCCACGGAGATTGACCATGCAGTGCTGATGATAGAGAACCAGCTGGACGATTCGCTTAAAATTATACATGAACGTCATGAGGTTCCACCGGTGTTTACCTGCCCCGGCAAAATCAGCCAGGTGATACTACAACTACTGCAGAATGCTGTTGATGCAGTGGAGAGAAAAAAGAGCGGGGAGAATGTTATTACAATTTATACATTCTCATTCGAAAAAGAAAACCGTAAAAACTGCTGTATTCAGATTACAGACACTGGAATCGGTATGAATAGTGATGAAGTCAGCCACGCTCTCGATCCTTTCTTCACCACAAACGATTCCGGAAGCAGGATAGGACTGGGTTTGACCAGCAGCTATCGCATAGTTCAGGACATGGGGGGAACCCTGCACATTGAAAGCAGCGAGGCCAACGGAACAACTGTTTCTGTAGAACTCCCCGCGGCTATAGACTGA